A single genomic interval of bacterium harbors:
- the alaS gene encoding alanine--tRNA ligase has protein sequence MKPQELRKNFISFFEEREHKIVPSSSLLPGDDPTLLFTAAGMVQFKKLWSAEVALPYTRAVSIQKCLRTSDLEKVGKYPRYTTFFEMLGNFSFGDYFKQEAIKWAWEFLTEIVKLPKDKLYVSVFKGDYGLKEDTEASDIWKNDIGLEESRIYKLGKEDNFWTPVGGRGACGPCSEIYYDTGKEIGCGKPDCGPGCSCNRFMEIWNLVFPQYDSQTDGSLKSLKNRGIDTGMGFERLLLVMEGKKSIFELETFTPIIEEASKICNVKYEQNKTAFNIIADHIRTLTFAIVEGIYPSNIGRGYVLRHILRRAQGRAYEMGIKQAFMYKLVSTVADLMKEQYPELVARREIIAVIVKSEEESFLKTLEQGTMVFNNIMKELETDEISGDAIFKLYDTYGFPPDLTYELSEREGKKADKEGFQKLMESSKEKARAVSKFEDVKGKIEYFSLGKTDKKSEFIGYDTTQADATVIFEKGKRWLVLDKTPFYAESGGQVGDKGKIFNNDFEFNVEDTQIIEGERVHIGKFKKEANKEIINEKVKCEIDSPWRKALECNHTATHLLHSALRKVLGDWVHQEGSLVEAERLRFDFTHFSHLETSEIEKIEDIVNDWIEENIKVEISEIPMEEAIKKGAMAIFTEKYGDVVRMVKIGDISNELCGGTHLRNTSEMRAFKIVSEGSIHTGVRRIEAITGKYAIEWFNKCDKAIKEFSTELGVKIEQVMPKIVELMAVEKELRSKLVQIERNGILALVPEILENKKTINNIDIIVYGVPAAEVNVLRDLADKLRSHKNTVGVIGAITNEKPLFIIFVSDDLITKLNAGKIAVAIGKLSGGGGGGKNTIAQSGGKAGVNLDEIFNKVPEIVQGFLS, from the coding sequence ATGAAACCACAAGAATTACGAAAAAATTTTATTTCTTTCTTTGAAGAAAGAGAACATAAGATTGTTCCATCTTCTTCTCTTTTACCGGGGGATGACCCGACTTTGCTTTTTACTGCCGCAGGTATGGTCCAATTCAAGAAACTATGGAGTGCTGAAGTTGCTCTTCCTTACACACGAGCTGTTAGCATACAGAAATGTTTAAGGACAAGTGATTTGGAAAAAGTAGGCAAATACCCGAGGTATACTACGTTCTTTGAAATGTTAGGAAATTTTTCATTCGGAGATTATTTTAAGCAAGAGGCTATAAAATGGGCATGGGAATTTCTTACAGAAATTGTAAAACTTCCTAAAGATAAACTTTATGTAAGTGTATTTAAGGGAGATTACGGACTTAAGGAAGATACGGAAGCTTCTGATATATGGAAAAATGATATAGGTCTGGAGGAATCAAGAATATATAAATTGGGCAAAGAAGATAATTTCTGGACTCCGGTTGGTGGAAGAGGAGCTTGTGGCCCTTGCTCTGAAATTTATTATGATACCGGAAAAGAAATCGGATGCGGCAAGCCGGATTGCGGTCCCGGATGTTCTTGCAACAGATTTATGGAAATATGGAATCTTGTTTTCCCTCAATATGATTCCCAGACGGATGGTTCCTTAAAATCGCTTAAAAATAGGGGAATAGATACAGGAATGGGATTTGAAAGATTATTGCTTGTTATGGAAGGGAAGAAATCAATATTTGAACTTGAAACTTTTACTCCTATTATCGAAGAAGCATCAAAAATTTGTAATGTAAAATATGAACAAAATAAAACCGCGTTTAATATAATTGCTGACCATATAAGAACATTGACTTTCGCTATAGTAGAAGGAATTTATCCTTCTAATATAGGACGCGGATACGTTTTAAGACATATTTTGCGTCGCGCGCAGGGACGTGCGTACGAAATGGGTATAAAACAGGCTTTTATGTATAAACTTGTGTCTACAGTCGCAGATTTGATGAAGGAACAATACCCGGAACTGGTTGCAAGACGCGAAATCATAGCTGTGATAGTTAAGTCCGAGGAAGAAAGCTTTTTAAAAACGCTGGAACAAGGAACAATGGTATTTAATAATATTATGAAAGAACTTGAAACCGATGAAATATCGGGAGATGCGATATTTAAACTGTATGACACTTATGGTTTCCCACCCGATTTAACTTATGAACTTTCAGAAAGAGAAGGGAAAAAAGCCGACAAAGAAGGATTTCAAAAACTTATGGAATCTTCGAAAGAAAAGGCAAGAGCCGTTTCAAAATTTGAAGATGTTAAAGGTAAAATAGAATATTTTTCACTTGGAAAAACTGATAAAAAAAGTGAATTTATTGGTTATGATACTACTCAAGCAGATGCAACAGTTATATTTGAAAAAGGAAAAAGATGGCTTGTGCTTGATAAAACTCCATTTTATGCTGAAAGTGGCGGACAAGTTGGTGATAAAGGGAAAATATTTAATAATGACTTTGAATTTAATGTAGAAGATACACAAATTATAGAAGGAGAAAGAGTTCATATTGGAAAATTTAAGAAAGAAGCAAATAAAGAAATAATCAATGAAAAAGTTAAATGCGAGATAGATAGCCCATGGCGAAAAGCATTGGAGTGTAATCATACCGCAACTCATCTTCTTCACAGTGCATTAAGGAAAGTTTTAGGAGATTGGGTTCATCAGGAAGGAAGTCTTGTAGAGGCAGAGCGACTAAGGTTTGATTTTACTCATTTCAGTCACCTTGAAACATCAGAAATTGAAAAAATAGAAGATATAGTAAATGACTGGATTGAAGAGAATATAAAAGTTGAGATTTCGGAAATTCCTATGGAAGAAGCTATAAAAAAAGGGGCAATGGCAATTTTTACGGAGAAATATGGTGATGTGGTAAGAATGGTGAAAATTGGAGATATATCCAATGAACTTTGTGGGGGAACTCATTTGAGAAATACTTCTGAGATGAGAGCTTTTAAAATTGTTTCTGAAGGGAGTATTCATACAGGAGTAAGACGTATAGAGGCAATTACAGGGAAATATGCTATTGAATGGTTCAATAAGTGCGATAAGGCAATAAAAGAATTTTCTACAGAACTTGGAGTTAAAATTGAACAGGTAATGCCTAAAATAGTAGAATTAATGGCTGTGGAAAAGGAATTAAGAAGTAAACTAGTTCAAATTGAGCGTAATGGAATATTAGCTCTTGTGCCTGAGATTCTTGAAAATAAAAAGACAATAAATAATATAGATATAATAGTTTATGGTGTGCCTGCTGCTGAAGTTAATGTATTACGTGATTTAGCCGATAAATTAAGAAGCCATAAGAATACAGTAGGTGTTATTGGTGCAATAACTAATGAAAAGCCGCTTTTTATTATTTTTGTGTCAGATGATTTAATTACAAAGTTGAATGCCGGTAAAATTGCTGTTGCGATAGGTAAATTATCTGGCGGTGGGGGAGGGGGCAAGAATACAATTGCTCAATCTGGTGGTAAAGCAGGAGTAAATTTAGACGAGATTTTTAATAAAGTTCCGGAGATAGTTCAGGGATTTCTATCTTAG
- the rmuC gene encoding DNA recombination protein RmuC encodes MMNFIIGLITGVVIVFIINWFYKKDAKKVANELLSSTETQNKQDLETIISRIKDSFGELSFQALSKSTSEFLKLANETLSKQTQTGEKALEGKKELIDQNLKNMKDTLQKVQEMITNFEKDRENKFGELSTQLKLTAEQTGKLQETTHQLRSALASTKSRGQWGERMAEDVLRLFGFIEGINYLKQKALETVSKRPDYTFLLPQGLKVNMDVKFPLDNYLHYLEEEGETDKERYKSQFLKDVKNRVKEVTTRDYINPAENTVDYVIVFIPNEQVYAFINQNDSSILDEALRNKVILCSPVTLYAILAVIRQAVDNFNLEKTSAQILSLLGAFYKQWSAFLESLDKMGKRIEEAQREFNNLTTTRRNQLEKPLRQIEDIRRQKGIAETPILEVNVENIEEVVSQKVQNQLFN; translated from the coding sequence ATGATGAATTTTATTATAGGGCTTATAACCGGTGTTGTTATTGTTTTTATAATTAACTGGTTCTATAAAAAGGATGCAAAGAAGGTAGCCAATGAGCTTCTTTCATCTACCGAAACTCAAAACAAACAGGATTTAGAAACTATAATAAGCAGGATTAAAGATTCTTTCGGGGAACTTTCGTTCCAGGCTTTATCAAAAAGCACGAGTGAGTTTTTGAAACTTGCAAACGAGACTCTTTCAAAACAAACACAGACCGGTGAAAAAGCACTTGAAGGGAAAAAAGAATTGATAGACCAGAATTTAAAGAATATGAAAGACACTTTGCAGAAAGTTCAGGAGATGATAACTAATTTTGAAAAAGACAGGGAAAATAAGTTTGGGGAACTTTCCACCCAGTTAAAACTTACTGCTGAACAAACAGGGAAACTACAGGAAACAACTCATCAATTACGAAGCGCATTGGCAAGTACAAAATCGCGTGGACAATGGGGTGAGCGTATGGCTGAAGACGTATTGAGGTTGTTTGGATTTATTGAAGGTATTAATTACCTAAAGCAAAAAGCATTAGAAACAGTGAGTAAACGACCTGACTATACTTTCTTATTGCCACAGGGACTTAAAGTAAATATGGATGTTAAATTCCCTCTGGATAATTATCTCCATTACCTTGAAGAAGAAGGAGAAACAGATAAAGAAAGATATAAAAGTCAGTTCCTGAAGGATGTTAAAAATAGAGTCAAAGAAGTTACGACAAGAGATTACATAAATCCGGCAGAAAATACGGTTGATTATGTGATAGTGTTTATTCCCAATGAACAGGTTTATGCTTTTATAAATCAAAACGATAGTTCTATCCTGGATGAGGCGCTAAGAAATAAAGTAATTCTTTGCTCGCCCGTTACATTATACGCAATACTTGCAGTAATTAGACAGGCAGTAGATAATTTTAATTTAGAAAAGACATCGGCACAGATTCTTTCATTGTTAGGAGCATTTTACAAGCAGTGGAGTGCTTTTTTAGAATCATTGGACAAAATGGGCAAAAGAATTGAAGAAGCGCAAAGAGAATTTAATAATTTGACTACAACTCGCAGAAATCAACTTGAAAAGCCACTTAGACAGATTGAAGATATCAGAAGACAGAAAGGGATTGCCGAAACTCCGATACTTGAAGTTAATGTTGAAAATATAGAAGAGGTTGTTTCCCAGAAAGTACAAAATCAGTTGTTTAATTAA
- a CDS encoding phosphatidylserine decarboxylase — protein sequence MKFLIIFILSLLVNTIIFALIAKKCEFRLRISIIIIILNAILTGISVSLIAPVGIAKTILFECLFSCIFIALIAVYRFYRDPERTTPDVQNAILSPADGFVRYIKYNANETIIGITLTYLDVHINRSPISGIIKDIKQVGEGFLSLKYEKGIKENRQVKMTIDNGIFQIGLTLVASRLVRKILVWVKEGQKVKQGDRIGKIVFGSQTDIIIPKLPELKIKVKEKEQVYAGLSTLAEYKTV from the coding sequence ATGAAATTTTTGATAATATTTATACTGAGTTTACTCGTTAATACTATTATATTTGCTCTTATAGCTAAAAAATGTGAATTCAGGCTAAGAATTAGTATTATAATAATTATATTAAACGCTATATTAACGGGGATAAGCGTAAGTTTAATTGCGCCTGTGGGTATTGCTAAAACAATTTTGTTTGAATGTTTATTTTCCTGTATATTTATCGCTCTGATAGCAGTGTATAGATTTTACAGAGACCCCGAAAGGACAACCCCTGACGTGCAAAATGCAATACTCTCGCCCGCAGACGGTTTTGTACGATATATAAAATATAATGCAAATGAGACAATTATCGGAATTACTTTAACTTATCTGGATGTTCATATAAACAGAAGCCCGATTTCAGGCATAATAAAAGATATAAAACAGGTTGGCGAAGGGTTTTTGTCTCTAAAATATGAAAAAGGAATAAAAGAAAATAGACAGGTGAAAATGACGATAGATAACGGAATATTTCAAATAGGTCTTACTCTGGTTGCTTCAAGACTGGTAAGAAAAATTCTTGTGTGGGTAAAAGAAGGACAGAAAGTGAAGCAAGGAGATAGAATAGGTAAAATTGTATTTGGTAGCCAGACGGATATTATAATACCAAAATTACCTGAACTCAAAATAAAAGTAAAAGAGAAAGAACAGGTATATGCTGGACTGAGTACATTGGCAGAGTATAAAACAGTTTAA
- a CDS encoding O-antigen ligase family protein, whose product MNNKLDNTIKWGIFMFILFLPIINALAYLSLLIALISWGIKTKFKNILPPGILKFSLLSFVFAMLLSVIFSHDKPQSIGGYILFSFYILTFIMMAHQKEDRNKILQIFALSMLIVSIFGIIQYFTKLNFHIKTSWFSFTIHTDKWGIGSTFDNSNRLAEYLIPVILLSFVSFLSKIPIKVKIFIGISTIAGIICLILSKCVTGIIIIAMLIPIILIMKNWKLGLPFLFIPLIFMGFIKKDFKALVKNSFTSSNSLNIRPYTWGKIVPKLMKSYPLTGYGLATSQEITDKYGEGEKTVHPDMHNLYINYLCESGILGITSFLLLIGLFLRVTIPLLKINNEVSAYTFAVIGMLLHGITQTILNYFQLGLLFWTITGLALTTYVKTPKVQN is encoded by the coding sequence ATGAATAACAAACTTGATAATACAATAAAATGGGGAATATTTATGTTTATCCTATTTCTCCCCATTATTAATGCCCTAGCATACCTTTCTTTACTTATTGCCCTGATTTCATGGGGGATTAAAACAAAATTCAAGAATATACTCCCGCCCGGCATTCTAAAATTTTCCTTATTAAGCTTTGTTTTTGCAATGTTATTATCCGTCATTTTTTCGCATGATAAGCCACAAAGCATTGGGGGATATATCTTATTCTCATTTTATATTCTGACTTTTATTATGATGGCCCATCAAAAAGAAGACAGAAATAAAATTTTGCAAATATTTGCCTTATCAATGTTAATCGTTTCCATTTTTGGTATTATTCAATACTTTACAAAACTAAACTTCCATATAAAAACATCATGGTTCAGTTTCACGATACATACAGATAAGTGGGGGATTGGGTCGACTTTTGATAACTCAAATAGATTAGCAGAGTACCTTATCCCTGTTATCTTGTTGTCTTTTGTTTCTTTTCTATCAAAAATACCCATAAAAGTAAAAATATTCATAGGCATATCTACAATAGCAGGTATTATTTGTTTGATACTATCTAAATGCGTAACAGGCATAATAATAATCGCAATGCTTATCCCCATTATTCTTATAATGAAAAATTGGAAATTAGGATTACCTTTTCTCTTTATACCACTCATTTTTATGGGATTTATAAAAAAAGATTTTAAAGCTCTTGTTAAAAACTCTTTTACTTCCTCAAATAGTTTAAATATTAGACCCTATACATGGGGGAAAATTGTCCCCAAATTAATGAAATCTTACCCCTTGACTGGTTATGGACTTGCAACTTCACAAGAAATAACCGATAAATACGGAGAAGGAGAGAAGACGGTTCATCCTGATATGCATAATCTTTATATTAACTACTTATGCGAATCGGGAATATTAGGAATAACATCATTTTTACTACTTATAGGACTATTTTTACGAGTTACTATACCCTTATTAAAAATAAATAACGAGGTTTCTGCATATACATTTGCGGTTATTGGAATGCTATTACATGGAATCACTCAAACTATCTTAAATTATTTCCAACTTGGATTACTCTTCTGGACAATAACAGGATTGGCGCTTACTACTTATGTAAAAACTCCAAAAGTCCAAAATTAA
- a CDS encoding VCBS repeat-containing protein: MLIWLLILSTQLHEQTDWMGGDGLKGPITDWGTRYYTGDSIATATEGQASLMATSWDYTSTGWLRHNIDTTLNLLNDHTQGFMPANINGDALMDVIGFARDTVWWYQNDGNWNFTKKKVGAAAASNKQTPCTWAVDMNGDKLSDILIATPTIGIGWFENQSNGNTWVYHNISNATGYHRVSAVDVDRDDDMDVIAVDNARSVWRGNIVLFRRNGAMFSKEAVKTFDMWDPDQAWRVYTADFNNDKYPDIYAVGGHTYIFLNKGSSGPGQFITPFSYWCPDMAGNVNVDWDGGWAADINMDGWMDIVTANQQDNVAGHPYGFYGHINNGTGSGYSVALLDSTPGGEYTDGSMAADLDLDGLPDITGSYRKVGWLRQGPAGMFQQYAIDTVDTVKPIVNNQSHWVYAAKLGAECIPSMDLLVTNRGAHIIYENNMLKGFADIGSLESSILKLGTVGSPYTKLLYFGWDACVPDSTTLKLYWRTTTDTIGDSILSKAWNGPYYTVSSAESIALPAVPCPKYFQYKVEFLPTVNDSEIAALYRVWMRDTSCPFGIQEPQQLTENKTVIRIIGENKILLSAGKKINNAELSIYNSAGQKVSVLYKGLMDVREYTFIPRLKAKGVYLIILSSKNNHDQQVITATKLVKYN; this comes from the coding sequence ATGTTAATTTGGTTATTGATATTAAGTACACAATTACACGAACAAACGGACTGGATGGGGGGGGATGGATTAAAAGGTCCCATAACTGATTGGGGCACAAGGTATTATACCGGTGATAGTATTGCTACGGCAACGGAAGGACAGGCATCTCTTATGGCAACATCATGGGATTATACCAGTACCGGTTGGTTAAGGCATAATATAGATACCACATTAAATCTACTAAATGACCACACGCAGGGGTTTATGCCTGCAAATATAAATGGGGATGCTCTTATGGATGTTATTGGTTTTGCTAGAGATACTGTTTGGTGGTACCAGAATGACGGTAATTGGAATTTTACAAAAAAGAAGGTTGGGGCGGCAGCAGCAAGTAATAAACAGACCCCATGTACTTGGGCGGTGGATATGAATGGGGATAAGCTTTCGGATATCCTTATAGCAACGCCTACGATTGGAATCGGATGGTTTGAAAATCAAAGCAATGGTAATACATGGGTATATCATAATATAAGCAATGCTACCGGATATCATAGAGTTTCTGCAGTTGATGTTGATCGGGATGATGATATGGATGTAATTGCGGTGGATAATGCTCGTAGTGTGTGGAGAGGAAATATAGTTTTATTTCGTAGAAATGGTGCGATGTTTAGTAAGGAAGCGGTCAAAACATTTGATATGTGGGACCCTGATCAGGCATGGCGTGTGTATACTGCGGATTTTAATAACGATAAATATCCTGATATTTATGCCGTTGGAGGTCATACATACATATTCTTGAATAAAGGATCAAGTGGCCCGGGTCAATTTATTACTCCGTTTAGCTACTGGTGCCCGGATATGGCAGGCAATGTAAATGTTGACTGGGATGGTGGATGGGCGGCAGATATTAATATGGATGGCTGGATGGACATTGTAACTGCTAACCAACAGGATAATGTTGCAGGACATCCTTACGGATTTTATGGACATATAAATAATGGAACAGGTTCGGGATATTCGGTTGCTTTGTTAGATTCAACTCCGGGAGGAGAATACACTGATGGTTCTATGGCAGCAGATTTAGATTTAGATGGTTTGCCAGATATAACAGGGTCATATCGTAAAGTAGGATGGCTTAGGCAAGGACCCGCAGGAATGTTTCAACAATATGCAATAGATACTGTAGATACTGTGAAACCTATCGTTAATAACCAGTCACATTGGGTTTATGCAGCAAAATTAGGTGCCGAATGTATACCGAGTATGGATTTGTTGGTTACAAATAGAGGGGCGCATATAATTTATGAAAATAATATGCTTAAGGGGTTTGCGGATATCGGAAGTCTTGAGTCTTCGATATTAAAACTTGGAACAGTAGGTTCTCCCTATACGAAATTATTGTATTTTGGGTGGGATGCATGTGTCCCGGATTCTACTACGCTTAAATTGTATTGGAGGACTACTACTGATACCATAGGCGACAGCATACTTTCTAAGGCATGGAACGGACCGTATTATACGGTGAGTAGCGCTGAAAGTATTGCATTGCCGGCAGTCCCTTGCCCGAAATATTTCCAGTATAAAGTTGAGTTCTTGCCAACAGTTAATGATTCTGAAATAGCGGCTTTATATAGGGTATGGATGAGAGATACAAGTTGTCCTTTCGGAATACAGGAACCCCAACAACTTACGGAAAATAAGACTGTTATAAGAATTATAGGTGAAAATAAAATCCTGCTTTCTGCCGGTAAAAAAATAAATAATGCAGAATTATCTATTTACAATAGTGCAGGACAAAAAGTTAGTGTGTTGTATAAAGGACTGATGGATGTTAGAGAATATACTTTTATACCTAGACTTAAAGCTAAAGGGGTATATCTTATAATCTTATCCAGCAAAAACAATCACGATCAACAGGTAATTACAGCTACAAAATTAGTTAAATACAACTAA